TGTTGCCCATCAGTGAAACATAAATTGATGACAGCCTATTTGctctgaaactactggaccaattaagttgtaATTTATTACACATATGCAACTCTGTGACCCAAGacatttaatgtaaataaatgtatttgaaACATATGGGCTACTTAAAATGGTCTGCGCCACTGTCTCCCGGCAGTTTGGGGATCCCAATATAATGCGCAATCTTCTTCTTCATCATTCCCTCATGACCGAGGATCGCCCAATAGCATACTAAAAATTTATAGTTGTTACCCGCTCTGAACTATATTCTCACTAGCGATTACACTAAGGGAGTGTTTTTCATCCACTTTTTTAATAGTAGTTATGTTTATCAATTCAACTTAACCTTTAATATGCTTAGGCAATTTTTCAAGGGCTAATTTTGACAGCAGCATAAAATATGAATGGTTAATGTAGCATAGAAATTTCATACTTCTCAACAATTTTCTTAAAGATTGTTGGAAACAGGCAATATCAGTTGTAATAACAGTCTGTATTTTTatacacatttttttacagGAGGCAATATCATCTAGCAACGTTATGGTGTCCTACCATGCACTGGCAGTTGTTGCGGGAGCTCGGCGCAACGATCGGTTGTCCACCGTCAAGCTGGTCACGAAATTGTCTCACTCCCATCTTACGTCGCCATATGCACTATCACTTTTGATTCGCCAAGCCGCTAAACTTGCTGAGGAAAATCAAACCGACAATACTGAACAACACTTGGAATTCATTGAATCATGTTTACGTCATCCATCTGAAATAGTAGTATATGAGGCTGCTCATGCGCTTGTGAATCTGAGGCAGTCTCCTAGAGACCTCGCACAGGCTGTATCTGTACTTCAAAGCTTCTGTGGCTCCTCAAAGGCCGCACTACGACTAGCCGGCGCTCGGACCTTGGCTAGACTTACAGCCAAACATCCAAGTGCTGTTACCACTTGTGCACTGGATTTAGAAAATTTGATAACGGACCCCAATCGATCCGTCGCTACCTTGGCCGTCACGACTCTCCTTGCCACGGGCGCAGAAAGCTCTATTGACCGTCTGATGAAACAAATTTCGAGCTTCATGTCTGAAATATCTGATGAGTTCAAGATCGTGGTAGTCCGTGCCATTCGCCAATTATGTTCAAAGTACCCAAGAAAACATCAGTCTCTCGCGGCCTTTCTGGCAGGAATGCTTCGTGACGAAGGTGGCGTTCAATATAAGACAGCTATAGCTGATGCAATCATTGCGCTTGTCGAAGAAAATCCTGATGCTAAAGAAACTGGTTTGGCGCACCTATGTGAATTTATTGAGGACTGTGAACACGTCTCACTGGCCGTGCGTATATTGCATGTATTAGGACGTGAAGGACCAAAAGCTAGGCAACCATCCAGGTACATAAGATACATTTATAACCGTGTGATTTTGGAGTCGGGACCGGTGCGTGCCGCTGCAGTTTCAGCTGTCGCTAAGTTTGGGGCGGTGCGCCCAGAATTACTTCCTAATGTAAGAGTACTTCTAGCTCGGTGTCAATTAGACGATGATGACGAAGTACGCGACCGAGCGATATGTTACAGCGCCATTTTGGACTCTGAGAACCGTCAGCTTATTGATGAATTCATAATTAATGTGCCGGTACCAAACGTGGTGCTTTTAGAAATAGCACTTCGAGACCATCTGGCCACTATGCCTGGAGAGCCATTTAATATTGATTCAGTACCTACAGTGGAAAAACCTCAGAAAGTTACGGAATCCCCTGTAGAAATAGAACCTCGGAAACTCATCACGGTTTCTCGTGAAGAGCAGTATGCTGACCAATTAAAGGTGATTCCTGGAGTAGAAGTATTTGGACCCTTGTTTAAGACATGTGAGGCAGTTGATTTAACTGAGCCCGAGACAGAGTACAGAGTTCGTTGTGTTAAACACGTCTATGCTCGCCATTTAATACTTCAATTCGAATGCCTTAATACACTCAGTGACCAGATTTTGGAAAAGGTTCATATACGCCTAGACCCTGCACCTGGTTACAAGATTCTTGGAGAAGTCGCCTGCGAACAACTTCCTTACGACAAGCAGGGAAGCATATTCTGTATTTTAGAGTTTCCGCAAAGCCCCATTGAGACGCTTGGTACATTTGGCGCCACTCTCGAGTTCGTAGTTCGCGATTGTGATCCCACAACCGGACTACCCGATTCCAGAGAAGGGTACGCTGATACATATCCTTTAGAAGAGGTCGAGATAGCATGTGCTGATCAGTTCCGAACCAGAGCGGCATCCGACGAGTGGGATTCATCATGGGAGAGGGCGTCGACCGCAGCGGAAGCCTGCGATACATTTGAATTGTCTCAGCGAGACGTGGGTGAAGCCGCCTTAGCGGTTTGTACTCATTTAGGTTTACCTAAAGCGGCTATAGCTGGAGGGTCTGATGCAGTGAAAGAAATCCGAGGCGGTGGATTGTGGAGGGAGGGCTCCCCGGCGCTAATAAGGGCCCGCCTGGTAGCCGCCCAAGGCACCGTCACTATGCAGCTGGCCGTGCGCTCACCTCGAGACGACATCGCCACTCTTATGTTAGTAGCAGTCGGTTAAGcttctaattttttttcttactgTATTTATGTAGATTACCTATAAAATATTTGCGATATGTAAATACGTCATAAGAATAAATTTTCTTGTTAAAgtagatatacatatattttaactAATAGGATATGATTTTTTAAATCGAAATTTGGAGTTTTATTAGTAACCCCCATTCCTTTTTTGCAAAAAGTCGTTAATTGTAGTAAAGTAGGTAATAATCGCACCCTGGAGTTTGGCAGCTAAAGTAGATGGCGCTATATTTCTCGGTAACTGAGTTAGTCAAACATCAACTTTCGACAGTCAGTCTCCATATATACCTAATGTACTGAGTCTGAccgttttgaatttttttaagctGACTGTTTAGGACTACGACAGCTCAAGTCCTAAACGGTCAGCTTAATAAAATTCAACTCTATTACAAATTGGGCTAAGATTCGAAATTTTAAAGATAGGTATTTATGATGCAGGTTTCCTTGGATTTAATACATTTCGGACGATTTCTAATCTAAGGGTAGTATGCCACCTGTactatttctttgtccaatgtcagtacgtctcactctcattaaagcaaaatgtgagacgcaatacacattggacaaagaaattggataggtggaataccaccctaacagCTGTAAGTACATGCGCTGATTATAGTATTACCTATACTATAACAGGGGTTCCCAATCTTTATCAGTCCGCGGCGCACTTGGAAGTTTAAAATTATGTAATCTCGGCACCCTAACCTAGCTAGGCTATTCGAAAttgataggtaagtacatacttaacaCGGTGAAGAGGATTGCCTCACGGTGCACAGTTTGGGAGCCCCTGACCCATAATGTTAATGTTTATCTCTTAAAATGTCTCGGTGTCCAAATCGGGTCTCTAATTAACTAATAGGGTTTATAATAGATAATGATGAACCGGAAACcagaattaggtaggtatttaattttccAATTTACTTTATTATGTCATACTAGGTACCAACTGACTTTAATACATTAAACGTAACAAGCTATTTCTGAGTATTATTGAACTGAACGTCCACGAATCTCATAATTTCTCTCAGTCCCACAAGTGATACAATTATATAGTCCATCTCTCTCATTGGCCACGCTACCCAGCCGGCTCACGTGTTTTTAAGCGTGAACCGCAGTGATGTCAATGATTTGTCGATGAAACCCTGTGAatggaaaaatattaaaatactatCGTAGTCATGTTTTTTATTACTCGACTGCGGAAGTACCATTATGTTTTCCGAGTTTCGACCGTATGTATGTGTCGCGAATAGGTATTAATAGAGTGAAGTGTAAAAAacgtgaaaataataataatatatttctgTCGTGTATTTTGTGTGTTTATATCATGTTATGTTTTGTGTGGAATGTTATGTGCCTAGTTTTAAGTCTTGAATCACtgtttttaataaattgtaATAGATTAATGTGATTgccgaaataaataaaactgactCCATGTAACACCCACTAGTTAGTGAAAAAGTACCTACGGCGGGATATTTCCCTATATAAAGCCCAGCCTTGGTTGCTTATTCAGAGACTTTCACTCACCCACTCAAGCACCTAGCTTGCAACACTCTCCAGTAATTAAATTCaaatatgtgtttttatttcacaTAAACATATCCCGGTAAATTGGAGGTAAAAGCGGACTTCGAGGCAACACAGCGGCCGGCGCGTTCCAGACTGCGGTTTCTACACTTCACGGAGaacaaacataaataaatgctaCAGTCCACGCTTGACAGTACGTATCTATGAaagtctcggagtaattaacaatggagccgccattaacaggcgttcccctctgtcgaaaaaaggcggccaatggtcaaccacatgtcaaccatatgtatggactgacgtttatctgacatgacgtacctatacatttgatgtgcccctcccccgcaaaaaacgccagactattttgtaccgaaaattttagacatggcgtctccgttggttatatcctctaagatgaAAGTATAGGGATCGAATAATTTTAAACGTCTTACAGCCAACCCTGTAATTTACGAATTTCAACATGTagagcccgctccacactcgtgcgcgaatcgcggcgcgaagccgcgaacacGGGTGTGGAGTCAATTTCGCAGATCTGCGAtctcgactccacactcgcgttcgttTCTTACTTACTTTCTATGATTGGTAGAAATAAAAGCAGTTGTGTCGGggtatattttaaaatacatatgagctgaataatgaaaaaaaaaaagataaaaacgaatacttattacaaattgacgaccggtctggtctagtggatagtgaccctgtctgctaaggggctattcataaattacgtcatttcaaattagggggggggggggtctggacatcggatgacggtagcatgaagtaggaggaaatgggggcttttgaagcatgatttttggatgattatagggggggggggggtcaaaaatcgtcaaaaatcgatgacgtaatttatggacagcccctaagccgatggtcctgggttcgaatcccagtaagggcatttatttgtgtgatgaacactaatatttgttcctgagtcatggttgttttctatgtatataagtatgtatttatctatacaagtatgtatatcgtcgcctagtacccatagtacaagctttgcttagtttggggctaggtttgatctgtgtaagatgtcccctaatataaaaaaaaaaaaaaaaaaaaaaatatcctatagtctgacaaaaaagagtagaaatttaaaagggtttattagaaacatttgaatctcaaaaaaaaaagtgttcCAAAAAATCGTGCATAATTAGAAAATGTATGTTCATGTATAATTATTCCTCATAAATTGTAACAAAATTTTGTCTCTCATTAACATACAGTACCCGGCGATAAACAttgcacatcggaatttcggcttcgtagagcgtTGTCTCTTTCTCTCTCGTTGTCACCAATATTCCCTTTCTAAAGACCGATGTGCAATATTTATCGCCGGGTACTGTACTCGCATTAATTCTGGCTGATTAAACAAGGCAAGCGGAAAAAGAAATGCCAATCATCTCTGAAAGCGTGTTACGTTTTATCGATAATTCCACTTTTTATAATGTATGGCACATCACTACTAAAGTTAAAGTAGCATATAGAAATACCAATAGCAACAAACACGTTGGCGCGATGACGATTCGCGTTTGGATTTTGTTATTCGTACTTCGAAATTGAGACTAAAATCGTGTTAGTTATGTGTTTGACTTCATATCAAGAACATTATGGAGGGCAATagtgaataaataaactaatGCAGGACAAAAGTTATAACTAGTTAACTTACAATCAAGTTGtggatttttaaaattaatgaataaagGTAGGTACTTTTTGCACTTTTTGTtgtacaattttataatatggtAGGATGGTAAAACTGTAAtgtgaataaataaaacatacctCCCTAATATGaacttttatataaatttacaCTTACAACGACTAGATACTTAATCGTACTTTTAACTTGGATCTAATAtgatttacattcttttgcttttatagttactgatttttataaagtgatatcaataaaaatacatgtcaagattgtttacattttttctaatgctaaaaaccgaactataagtataatataacatgtttttttcttatagatttttttaatatagttgacaataaaaagaaaaatatagtttCAAGTTTTAGCCATATGAATGCACTGACtcaaaaaaaataaactgtaaaattattaaaatctgtgcctaattaaaaattatagcaaacaaaTGTCATATATACTTTGACTTAATTAAGGAAAAACCTTTGACTTGATTAAAGTGTTAATTAAGGAAATCAACTGAAACATTTTGATATTatttactggattaagtactttTATAAGATTCAGCCAACCTTAGAAAGCTTACCAAGTATCTACACTATGCAATAATCACTCGGAACTCCAAAGACTGTAAtatactgtacctatacatgcgAGCTGTAAATCCAGCTGCTTAATAAACTAAATCTGAACAGTTTGTACAcggtatatgtatatttatggcAGTCAAAAGGGTATATACCTATTATCAGTAGTGATTGGTAGAGTTtgtgcagaaagagaagagtcctGGAATGTATGGCGCTCAATACATTCCACAACTTTTCTCTTTCTGATCAGAccctaacaacgttttaatttcatagcAGTGTGGTCAAGTTAAagtaaaggaaagtaacaattatCAGTCACAGAATGGTGCTGGATCTTGGCTGTTCTCATTAATGTACCTAATTATcacaaaaaatacaatattatcATTTTCTATTGGAAAGGTTAGTCGGGGACCTCCATAGAAAAATCAAGtaagataaaataaagaaaaggaAGTGGGTTAGATGCATTTTCACTGTAGGTACTCTTTCCTACTTCACTGATATGTGCCAAATGTATGAGAGTGCCTGTACTCTCACCCgctacatatattttattataaaggtGGTGCCATTATGGTAATTGTCCGCACTGTCCCTATATTTTACTGCATATATATGCAGATAGCAATTTCTTATATTCTGCGACATGTAAAAAGGACTGGGTCATTCTAAGTTAAGAGGTAATCGCTTATATGAAAAAGTGGCAcaacataaatgttaaaattttgatctaattatacaatatttttattgaaacaactcttttatgtatatttgtaaGCTAATcagtcatttttttaattatttaccattTTAGAAGGCACCAGGGGAGAGACCGTACTTTTTCTATGTAATAAAGAGAGAAGGGTCTCTCCCCTGATCtctttataaacataaacagaaTCGAAATTTTGACCAGCCGTCTTACAAATTCGAGCAAATTAAAGTGTAATGATTCATTTAAACAAGAATTCATACCTCCACTGTACATTTTGGAAAATTATGCGCCAGGGGAAAGACACCAGGGGAGTGACTTTTTCATGTCAAATCAGATATAAttgtgaaaatatttattataaataattaaaataaagtatttatataatCTATGCATAAACTATAGTAAATTTACAAATacaattaagtatttatatcaataaatttgaaataaaacTGACCAGGGGAGATACCACTTTCATAAAACAACATTGTCAAGTAAAGAGGTCAATGATCAAAATGACTGACAATCGGAACCAAAAGATGACTGTCGCAGAGTTGGTTGTTAGTATTGAATGAAATGCATTGCTATTGGGATTAAAATggcaataattaaaataataaatccaatatttttacaattacaTAATGGCCAGGGTAGGAGACATAGAATATGGGGGACAAaatataacataaatattttttatgaaaaagaaAAATTTAAAGGATTTTATTCATAACATTACAatcaatatttgttttaatttatgaagtaTACTAAATTTAACGGATTTATGGGAATTACATCTGGATAAAATTACTGATTAATTGAAAAACCTGCAAAGGGACAGGCCAGGGGAGTGACATTTTGCATTGAGGTGCAATTGTGACAAAactgaattaataaataaattgaaattgacTGTCTATAGAGGAAATGCAATCTTTTAAGGGAAATtaccataatttatttaaattgtttaagaAAAGTATGGATATTTATCATGGACACCGTTAATACCTCTTAACTTAGAATGACCCGACTACAtaacagacgagattataacaGAAGAAATAATCCgtccaaaataaatattttctaattgTCTTCAGTTACTGCAATAGTTACTCGTGAAATAAAAGTATGAACAAATGGTTTGTATTGCATATATGATGAATCTAAAATACACCCCTACGTTTCTACCTTTTAAAGTGTGTGCGGTCAACAGGACACTGAGGTAAAATATATATTCACCTCTCCTAAAATTACAATGTGCAAAACTACCcacatacaaaaataatgaaGCCAAAACTATAAATTTTTAAGACTAAAGTGGAGGACCGAattcgccttttcatacaaacatagtcctcattttcctctctgacattattgaaaaatttttgacacaatttgttgtatatcaaccacaacTATGCCcttgaatattttattataataagagttaggagcatttaaaaaattgtatgaaagttTTTGCTCgagtttttacaataatcaaaaaataaaaaataaatcaaacgtaggggcatagctatggttaatatacattcaATTAAGTAGACATATTTTCTATtatgtcaatatccagggaggaaaatggagactacgtttgtatggagaaacggccctcccctttcctcttaaggcTGGTTATGCATGCTAAATAGGGTCATAAGGCCAACATAAGGCTAGTTAAATATACATTAGGTACAACTATTTTAAGTAACACTACTATACTATTTAAAATGTCCACACTATGGTCTCCCAGTCCTATGTCTTACTCGTTCCCTTATTAGATGGACTACGGGATCCCAAGCTTGGATATTTTTTAATCTCATTAATCCCAAtgtctgggagaccgagctttgctcggaaaacatataaaaactcgaaaatgcgcgttttcccaaagataagacctagctagaacgatttatcgcccccgaaaacccccatatagcaaatttcatcgaaatcgttatagccgtttccgagatccccgaaatatacagggtgtcccataagtgacacgtcacagtgacactggaggtagaccaggccaagaggaaccAAACccacttaacatgaccccagtaaaagtggcacggtttttgagttattgccaaattaaggtttctcatgaattttgaccgtttttaacattgttagtgccagtgtgcactcggaaaggtctcgaagttatttttttttatgtgtacggcatcatgaatagttaattaagataacagaataggtattttatcgataaacaatgtaaaatgcaaaaaagtactggtttaatcttgaattaaattcacagcgaaataTTAATTTCGagtttgaccacctgtcgtgaaaaaaaattactagaaaagtaatgagcaaatattGTCATataacgtcaaaatattgagcatgttatgcagattcaaaaatggtataacacatgtaccttcctgcaataaaataggaattattatcatctttcgaaagcctcataaaaaataagtgaaaactaggaactctgcaatccgttgctacttttagtaaaaataacgatttatgttgagAGTTGAGATATCTAACTCTGGattcagaaataaaaaaaaacccttattcagtatttgccgaatgcttaaaagaaagagatggaaaatggttatgtccctttttaaggatatcattgagttgataaaggttcaaagaaaataaaatactgcaggttcaagttcaatcaattttttaaagtaattttattttagaataggtgctcgaattgtttttcccgagctcgtatgcacgcttggcatcgtcttgtaaaacttcaagttaatttccttaaattaagttcggatatgtttcgtgctgcctcgaacatgcgccgccgtagttcctcttgggaccttattggcacggagtaaactttatcttttaagcattttaagcatTCCCCGGacatgaaaaaaatctaatgtccggggaacgcggcggccatgccactggtcccaatcggctgatccatttgggaatttctgtgtgaggtggtcgcggacatcgcgagcgtagtgttctgggcagccatcttgctgtggttccagctccagaagatggatcggccgactggtaccagtggcatggcctacgttccccggacctaaatccattagatttttttattggggatACGTAAAAGATACATTTTAATCCAACCCCATAAAGGTCCGAAGAGGAACTACGAcggcatgttcgaggcagcacgaaacatatccgaaattaatttaagaaagttaacttgaagttttacaataCGGTGTCAAGCATGCATACTAGCCGGAGAAAAGCAATTggagcacctattgtaaaattatttcaacctaccctttcaaacttcaacctgtattattttctttgaacctttatcaactcaatgatatatccttaaaaagggagataagaattttccatctctttcttttaggcattcggcaaatactgaataggagtttttttatttctgtatctaGAATGaaatatcttaacataaatcgttatttttactaagtagcaacggattgcagatttccaagttttaacttattttttatgaggctttcgaaagatgataataattcatattttattgtaggaaggtacatgtgttataccatttttgaaactgcataacatgctcaatattttgacgttatttgcttattacttttctagtaattctTTTTCACGACCGGTGGTCAAAgttgaaattaatgtttcgctgtgaatttaattcaagattaaaccagtactttttagcattttacattgtgtatcgataaaatacctattctgtcatcttaattaactattcatgatgccgtacacataaaaataactaacttcgagacctttccgagtgcacactggcactaacaatgttaaaaacggtcaaaattcacgaaaaaccttaatttggcaataactcgaaaaccgtgccacttttactggggtcatgttaagttggtttgggtcctcttggcttggtctacctccagtgtcactgtgacgtgtcacttatgggacaccctgtatatatatatataaataaacaagaatagctcgtttaaaggtattagatagatagattatacacgatataatccgtttacaTAGTTTCCTTTCATAAATATTTCCCGTAAGAAATAATTATAGGTATCCCCGCGATGCctgttttgttttcattttaacAGACTTCAACATTCCAAAAGGAGGAaattcttttttattatttgttaccTCAGACTTCGTAATTTCTCCTAGTACGGCCCGAGTCGTAAGCTCAGTTCCAAGTTTCTAACCGGAAGAAAGCAACAGGCGGGCCGTAGGTATGATAAAAAGTGAGGATTTAATATTTTCCACCACACTAaagctcggttttcctaggatagcggtgccgtcatatagcggccgtctccatactaaataatacggctaaatatggatgtcgtagtatttgtatggagacggccgctatatgacggcaccgctatcctatagttcgttttttttagcattagaaagaactccacagaagcaagcgtacagtttttatcaggctctttaattgttaataattattgaattatcta
Above is a window of Cydia splendana chromosome Z, ilCydSple1.2, whole genome shotgun sequence DNA encoding:
- the LOC134804673 gene encoding coatomer subunit gamma-2-like; translation: MSSFRRDKKEEEEGGGNLFQNLDKTTLIQEARYFNSTPVNPRKCILILSKILYLLNQGEKLTTQEATDMFFATTKLFQSKDVMLRRLVYLCIKELSSMAQDVIIVTSSLTKDMTGKEDLYRAAAIRALCTITDSTMLQAIERYMKQAVVDKNPAVSSAALVSALHLSGTNPDLVRRWVNEAQEAISSSNVMVSYHALAVVAGARRNDRLSTVKLVTKLSHSHLTSPYALSLLIRQAAKLAEENQTDNTEQHLEFIESCLRHPSEIVVYEAAHALVNLRQSPRDLAQAVSVLQSFCGSSKAALRLAGARTLARLTAKHPSAVTTCALDLENLITDPNRSVATLAVTTLLATGAESSIDRLMKQISSFMSEISDEFKIVVVRAIRQLCSKYPRKHQSLAAFLAGMLRDEGGVQYKTAIADAIIALVEENPDAKETGLAHLCEFIEDCEHVSLAVRILHVLGREGPKARQPSRYIRYIYNRVILESGPVRAAAVSAVAKFGAVRPELLPNVRVLLARCQLDDDDEVRDRAICYSAILDSENRQLIDEFIINVPVPNVVLLEIALRDHLATMPGEPFNIDSVPTVEKPQKVTESPVEIEPRKLITVSREEQYADQLKVIPGVEVFGPLFKTCEAVDLTEPETEYRVRCVKHVYARHLILQFECLNTLSDQILEKVHIRLDPAPGYKILGEVACEQLPYDKQGSIFCILEFPQSPIETLGTFGATLEFVVRDCDPTTGLPDSREGYADTYPLEEVEIACADQFRTRAASDEWDSSWERASTAAEACDTFELSQRDVGEAALAVCTHLGLPKAAIAGGSDAVKEIRGGGLWREGSPALIRARLVAAQGTVTMQLAVRSPRDDIATLMLVAVG